The genomic interval GGCGATCGACAAGGACCGGGTGCGGCGCAAGCGCGACGACACCCTGGTGAGCCTGCGCGCGCTGTTCGATTCGCTCACCTCGCGCGAGCGCGAAGTGATGACGCTCGTCACCGCCGGGCTGATGAACAAGCAGGTCGCGCACGAGCTCGGGCTCAGCGAGATCACGGTCAAGATCCACCGGGGAAGCGTGATGAAGAAGATGGGCGCCAAATCCCTGGCCGATCTCGTGAAGATGGCCGAGACGCTGCAGATCTCCCGCCCCAGGCCGTAGTCCAAACCTATGTATGAATTGCCCGGCGGCCCCGGGCGCACCAGATTGCACGGGCTCTTGTTGCGTCAACGCATCGCGGGCGCAACGCAAACGGATCGGCAATTCTGACTGTGGTAAGAGCGGTTTCCATCATCGACGACGATCCGGCCGTGCTCGGCGCGACGCGGCGGCTTCTGCGCCTGCGCGGCTTCGCGGTCTCCTCCTTCGCGTCGGCGGAGGCGTTTCTGGAGTCGCCGCAATCCGAAACGACCGAGTGCGTCATCTCGGACATCCGGATGAGCGGCATGAGCGGCGTCGATCTGCAGGCCTGCCTCATGGATCGCGGATACGACCCGCCGTTCATTTTCGTGACCGCGTTTCCCGACGAGGCGACGAAGAAACGCGCGCTCGACGCCGGCGCGGTGGCGTTCCTGGCAAAGCCGTTCGACGGGCAAACCCTGATCGAGACCGTCTGCGAAGCCCTCGCGCGAAAATAGGCACCTACGATGGTTTGGTCGCCCGAGCCCAGCATATGATTGAGCCGCCGCCCGTCATGCTTAGCTTGGTCACGCGCCGGCCGAACGTCCCCTCGTTCGACGGCGTCCCGAGGCCGCCGCGCTCCCCCCTCCCCCGCGGCGGCCTCGACCTTTTCAACGGCGCGCCCGCCGGGTCCGCAGACAAAGGTATGTAGGCCTCAAACCAAGTCGCTAGGTCCCGCACCCCAGGTACGATGGAGGCTCGCGCCGCCCCGCCGCTACCTTGCAGTCGACCGGCCGCGCACCTCGCATGACATGGCGAAATTCGAGGACCGACGCAAAGGGGAGCGCCAGATGACCGACCCGCAACCGCATCGATCCGTTCGCGCCGCGCGGCACGCGCGCGATCCCGCGGAACATGTCGCGGC from Rhizomicrobium sp. carries:
- a CDS encoding response regulator, with the protein product MVRAVSIIDDDPAVLGATRRLLRLRGFAVSSFASAEAFLESPQSETTECVISDIRMSGMSGVDLQACLMDRGYDPPFIFVTAFPDEATKKRALDAGAVAFLAKPFDGQTLIETVCEALARK